The following coding sequences lie in one Fusarium poae strain DAOMC 252244 chromosome 1, whole genome shotgun sequence genomic window:
- a CDS encoding hypothetical protein (CAZy:GH3), producing MSSVDIQSILSSLTLEEKISLLAGKDLWETVPIPSKGVPNVKTSDGPNGARGAAFAGGTTAACFPAACLMASTFDVDLAKRIGTALAEETQSKGARCLLAPTMCLHRHPLGGRNFESFSEDPLLTGKMAARVVEGLQEKGVSATIKHFAANEQETERLTVDETISERTLRELYLRPFEIAVKEANPWAIMTSYNKVNGHHADSNQFLLKQVLRGDWGWDGLVMSDWGGVNSTAESLEAGLDLEMPGPTRWRNTEDVIAAIKAGKTSEDTINERATRVLKFLERLNCFKDPSIPDERAINNPKHQALIREAGSKGIVLLKNQDNILPLSKEKVKGKKIALLGHAKIGLAHGGGSASVNTHYRITPWDALHEALGDSVEFSYAKGAHTFRMLPPISKNVVDLDGNPGFTFKIFEPGNPEPIEVRSGHTTSEVSVLSGFGFSNKDVTLEGTLTAQETAKYYFTVSGLGPSKLVIDGKVVFEQKENCGDAMGFLFGGVNPPEFKVSLEAGRKYKLALYTSPPVPKEGVDIGILEGRCGLRVGYMSEAEHDRDLLAEAVDVAKDADYAIVFTGHEPFWETEGQDQVSFNLPKDGSQDRLIAKVTKANPNTIVVNSTGVAIAMPWLDEIQGFIQTWFPGQECGNSIADVLTGAQTPEGHLTCTFPKRIEDCPAYGNFPGKHVNGELKVTYSEGVFVGYRYFDCLSADKVNFPFGFGLSYTTFDYSNLEVKESGDDYVASVKVSNTGKVAGAIAVQVYVGAAETRKGDPMKQLAAFAKVTLKPGESIKVDVPVRTRDFAFFDESAQKWVVRGGKYKFMIGRSAGDIVLESKVTVGDKSFKP from the exons ATGTCTTCTGTTGATATTCAGTCCATCCTCTCGTCCCTCACTCTCGAGGAGAAG ATTTCACTTCTTGCTGGAAAGGACCTTTGGGAGACGGTTCCTATCCCATCCAAGGGCGTTCCAAATGTCAAGACTTCAGATGGTCCTAATGGTGCTCGAGGAGCCGCCTTTGCTGGCGGTACAACCGCTGCTTGCTTCCCTGCCGCCTGTTTGATGGCCTCAACCTTTGATGTCGACCTGGCAAAGAGGATTGGAACTGCTCTTGCTGAGGAGACCCAATCCAAGGGTGCCCGATGTCTTCTTGCTCCCACCATGTGTCTACACCGTCATCCTCTGGGTGGTCGTAACTTCGAGTCATTCTCAGAGGATCCTCTTCTGACTGGAAAGATGGCTGCCCGGGTAGTCGAGGGTCTGCAAGAGAAGGGTGTCTCGGCCACCATCAAGCATTTCGCCGCCAATGAGCAGGAGACTGAGCGTTTGACTGTCGATGAGACCATCAGCGAGAGAACACTTCGGGAACTCTACCTTCGACCGTTTGAGATTGCTGTCAAGGAAGCCAATCCTTGGGCGATTATGACTTCCTATAACAAAGTCAACGGACATCATGCCGATTCGAACCAGTTTCTACTAAAACAGGTTCTACGCGGCGATTGGGGATGGGATGGCCTTGTGATGAGTGACTGGGGCGGTGTCAACTCCACTGCTGAGTCGCTCGAGGCTGGTCTAGACCTTGAGATGCCCGGTCCAACCCGTTGGAGGAATACTGAGGACGTCATTGCTGCTATCAAGGCAGGCAAGACTTCCGAGGATACTATTAACGAACGCGCTACTCGCGTGCTCAAGTTCCTCGAGCGTCTCAACTGCTTCAAGGACCCTAGCATCCCTGACGAGAGAGCCATCAATAACCCCAAGCACCAAGCTCTGATCCGAGAGGCTGGTTCCAAGGGCATTGTTCTCCTGAAGAATCAAGACAATATTCTCCCATTGTCCAAGGAGAAagtcaagggcaagaagattGCTCTCCTTGGTCACGCAAAGATTGGTCTAGCCCACGGTGGTGGTAGTGCTTCTGTCAACACTCACTATAGAATTACACCTTGGGATGCACTTCACGAGGCCCTCGGAGATAGTGTTGAATTCTCTTATGCTAAAG GAGCTCACACATTCCGAATGCTTCCTCCAATCTCCAAAAATGTTGTCGATCTAGATGGCAACCCAGGTTTTACTTTCAAGATTTTCGAGCCTGGCAACCCTGAGCCCATTGAGGTGCGATCAGGCCATACCACTTCTGAAGTGTCGGTTCTCAGCGGCTTTGGATTCAGCAACAAGGACGTTACCCTTGAGGGTACCCTTACTGCCCAGGAGACTGCCAAGTACTACTTTACCGTCTCCGGGCTGGGTCCCAGTAAGCTTGTCATCGACGGCAAGGTTGTTTTCGAGCAAAAGGAGAACTGTGGTGATGCAATGGGTTTCCTCTTTGGTGGTGTCAACCCTCCCGAGTTCAAGGTCTCGTTGGAGGCTGGACGCAAGTACAAGCTAGCTTTGTACACATCGCCTCCTGTTCCAAAGGAGGGAGTGGATATTGGTATTCTAGAAGGTCGATGCGGTCTCCGGGTGGGATACATGTCGGAAGCTGAGCACGACCGCGACCTTCTCGCCGAGGCTGTCGACGTTGCCAAGGATGCTGACTACGCTATTGTCTTTACGGGCCATGAGCCCTTCTGGGAGACAGAGGGCCAGGACCAGGTCAGCTTCAACTTGCCAAAGGACGGTAGCCAGGACCGTCTTATTGCCAAGGTCACTAAGGCGAACCCCAACACCATTGTCGTTAACTCTACCGGTGTCGCAATTGCTATGCCCTGGTTGGACGAGATCCAGGGTTTCATTCAGACTTGGTTCCCTGGTCAAGAATGCGGTAACTCGATCGCAGATGTGCTTACCGGTGCCCAAACTCCTGAAGGCCATCTTACTTGCACATTCCCCAAGCGAATCGAAGACTGCCCCGCCTACGGTAACTTCCCTGGCAAGCACGTTAACGGGGAACTTAAGGTTACTTACTCAGAAGGTGTCTTTGTCGGCTACCGTTACTTCGACTGCTTGTCCGCTGACAAAGTCAACTTCCCCTTCGGCTTTGGTCTCTCTTACACCACATTTGACTACTCAAATCTGGAAGTGAAGGAATCAGGTGACGATTACGTTGCCAGCGTAAAGGTCTCCAACACTGGCAAGGTTGCCGGTGCAATTGCCGTCCAAGTCTATGTTGGTGCCGCTGAGACACGCAAGGGAGATCCTATGAAGCAACTGGCCGCCTTTGCCAAGGTCACACTGAAGCCTGGTGAGAGTATAAAAGTGGATGTGCCTGTTCGTACCCGCGACTTTGCCTTCTTTGATGAGTCGGCGCAGAAGTGGGTGGTAAGGGGTGGGAAGTATAAGTTTATGATTGGAAGATCAGCTGGTGATATTGTTTTGGAGTCCAAGGTTACTGTTGGAGACAAGTCTTTTAAGCCTTGA
- a CDS encoding hypothetical protein (BUSCO:18072at5125), whose product MASADELKALGNKAIAEKNFDEAVAKFTEAIAIQPENHILYSNRSAAYASKKDWEHALQDAEKTTEIKPDWAKGWGRKGAALHGQGDLLGANDAYEEGLKHDANNAQLKSGLASVKKAMDAEVGGPQDPSGGLGQMFNDPQLIQKLASNPKTSGFLADPSFMAKLQSIKDNPSNASEIFSDPRLLTVMGVLMGVDLEMREREVDPDAQDSPMPDAPPAPKQPEPKKAPEPEPEPELDEEAVEKKKKKEEADKLKAQGTENYKKRNFDEAIEYYTKAWDTFKDITYLNNLGAAYFEKGDYDKAIEACTKAVEEGREIYADFKLISKSYARIGTCYERKGDMEKAIENYNRSLTEHRTPDVLNKLRAAERIKVEQGKKAYIDPAKAEEAREEGNKKFKEMDFPGAVAAYTEMTKRAPDDPRGYSNRAAAFVKLFEFPSALDDCDMAIKKDPTFIRAYIRKAQAYFGMRKYSECVDACTEAQQIDLEHHKGANAREIEQQQQKAFSAMYSARDNETEEQTRERLTKDPEIMGLMQDPVMQSILQQAQSDPAALQEHMKNPGVKSKIQKLIAAGVIRVGR is encoded by the exons ATGGCTTCCGCGGATGAGCTCAAGGCTCTAGGTAACAAGGCCATTGCCGAGAAGAACTTTGACGAGGCTGT TGCAAAGTTCACCGAGGCTATCGCCATTCAGCCCGAAAATCACATCCTATACAGCAACCGATCTGCTGCTTACGCTTCCAAGAAGGACTGGGAACATGCTCTTCAGGACGCTGAGAAGACTACCGAGATCAAGCCTGACTGGGCCAAGGGTTGGGGACGCAAGGGTGCTGCACTCCACGGACAAGGCGACCTTTTGGGCGCCAACGATGCGTATGAGGAGGGATTGAAGCATGATGCGAATAATGCCCAGCTCAAGAGTGGTCTGGCTTCAGTCAAGAAGGCTATGGATGCCGAAGTTG GCGGACCCCAAGACCCTAGCGGCGGCCTCGGCCAAATGTTCAACGATCCTCAGCTGATACAGAAGCTGGCCTCCAACCCCAAGACCAGTGGTTTCCTCGCCGACCCCTCATTCATGGCCAAGCTACAATCAATCAAGGACAATCCATCCAACGCCTCCGAGATCTTCAGCGATCCCCGTCTTTTGACGGTTATGGGTGTCTTGATGGGTGTTGATCTGGAGATGCGCGAGCGTGAGGTCGACCCCGACGCCCAGGACTCCCCCATGCCCGATGCGCCGCCAGCTCCTAAGCAGCCCGAGCCCAAGAAGGCCCCCGAGCCCGAGCCCGAGCCCGAGCTCGACGAGGAGGCTGtcgagaaaaagaagaaaaaggaggaGGCCGACAAGCTCAAGGCACAGGGTACCGAGAATTATAAGAAGCGCAACTTTGACGAGGCCATCGAATACTATACCAAAGCCTGGGACACTTTCAAGGACATCACTTACCTCAACAACTTGGGAGCTGCTTACTTTGAGAAGGGAGACTACGACAAGGCTATCGAGGCCTGCACCAAGGCTGTCGAGGAGGGACGTGAAATCTACGCCGACTTCAAACTCATTTCAAAGAGTTATGCTCGAATTGGTACATGCTACGAGCGTAAGGGAGATATGGAAAAGGCCATTGAAAACTACAACCGATCTCTGACTGAGCATCGAACCCCTGATGTTCTCAACAAGCTCCGTGCTGCTGAGCGTATCAAGGTCGAGCAGGGCAAGAAGGCATACATCGACCctgccaaggctgaggaggCTCGTGAAGAGGGCAACAAGAAGTTCAAGGAGATGGACTTCCCTGGCGCTGTCGCTGCCTACACCGAGATGACCAAGCGAGCCCCCGATGACCCTCGTGGTTACAGCAACCGGGCCGCTGCCTTTGTCAAGCTCTTCGAGTTCCCTAGCGCTCTTGATGACTGCGATATGGCCATCAAGAAGGACCCTACATTCATCCGAGCTTACATTCGCAAGGCTCAGGCCTACTTTGGTATGCGCAAGTACTCAGAGTGTGTTGATGCCTGCACAGAGGCCCAGCAGATTGATCTAGAGCACCACAAGGGTGCCAATGCCCGCGAgattgagcagcagcaacagaagGCTTTCTCGGCCATGTACTCTGCCCGTGATAACGAGACGGAAGAGCAGACCCGAGAGCGTTTGACCAAGGACCCCGAG ATTATGGGACTTATGCAAGACCCCGTGATGCAGTCCATCCTTCAACAGGCTCAATCAGACCCCGCGGCTCTCCAGGAGCACATGAAGAACCCTGGCGTGAAGTCCAAGATCCAGAAGCTGATCGCTGCTGGTGTTATTCGCGTGGGCaggtaa
- a CDS encoding hypothetical protein (TransMembrane:8 (o49-71i83-104o124-146i292-311o317-340i352-372o384-407i428-445o)~BUSCO:29590at5125) — protein sequence MNAHSEVPRGESWASIPTDLILAELRRRQEDGEKPECGSRSKGSYDTSAHVFALILILVLSTLACGFPLLSRRTMRGRKQKSIIFYCQHIGTGVLLATAFVHLLPTAFESMTDPCLPDFFSKGYTPLPGLVAMVSAIIVVAIESYLTARGAGHSHSHNHGYFDSDDEHESQLPMMDTSGLSDRRTGVRPPDIHLELMESQGLVAGVSPLPRTSPLGQESKKLSDEFNDADSDLDLDMDELDPSGPSSMRNRSGPYASLKAGVADEEPLTPMTPMSPGPQSPEEQQRKMLQCILLEAGILFHSIFIGMAISVATGPAFVVFLVAISFHQTFEGLALGSRIAAIQFPRKSIRPWLMVLAYGTTTPIGQAIGLVVHRMYDPKSAGGLLVVGFMNAVSSGLLLYAGLVQLLAEDFLTEKSYKILKGTKRLRAFLAVCGGALLMAAVGAFA from the exons ATGAACGCCCATTCAGAGGTACCCCGAG GAGAGTCGTGGGCTTCAATTCCCACCGATCTAATCCTCGCCGAGTTGAGGCGACGCCAGGAAGATGGCGAGAAACCTGAATGCGGCTCGAGGTCAAAAGGTTCTTATGACACTTCAGCGCATGTATTTGCCTTGATTCTCATCTTGGTTCTTAGCACGTTAG CATGCGGTTTCCCTCTATTATCGCGACGAACGATGCGCGGCCGAAAGCAAAAATCCATTATATTCTATTGTCAGCATATCGGAACCGGCGTCCTACTGGCAACGGCATTTGTCCACCTTCTTCCTACCGCTTTCGAGTCCATGACCGATCCATGTCTCCCTGATTTCTTCAGTAAAGGATATACGCCGCTCCCGGGACTTGTGGCTATGGTGTCTGCCATCATTGTTGTTGCTATCGAATCGTACCTGACTGCGCGAGGAGCTGGTCACTCTCACTCCCATAACCATGGTTACTTTGACTCGGATGACGAACATGAGAGCCAATTGCCAATGATGGATACATCTGGACTATCTGACAGGAGGACCGGGGTGCGACCACCGGATATTCACCTTGAACTTATGGAAAGTCAAGGGCTGGTTGCTGGCGTCTCACCACTGCCGCGTACATCACCCTTGGGTCAAGAGTCCAAGAAACTCAGCGATGAATTCAACGACGCGGATTCAGATCTCGACTTAGACATGGACGAGCTTGACCCTTCGGGGCCGAGCAGCATGAGAAACCGAAGTGGTCCTTACGCCTCTCTCAAAGCCGGAGTAGCCGATGAGGAGCCCTTGACCCCCATGACCCCCATGTCTCCTGGACCTCAGTCCCCAGAAGAACAACAACGCAAGATGTTGCAATGTATCTTGCTAGAAGCCGGAATTCTTTTCCACAGTATTTTTATTGGTATGGCCATCTCAGTTGCCACTGGTCCCGCCTTTGTGGTATTCTTGGTCGCCATCAGCTTCCACCAGACATTCGAAGGACTCGCCCTCGGTAGTCGCATCGCTGCAATCCAGTTCCCTCGCAAATCGATTCGCCCATGGCTTATGGTTCTAGCGTATGGAACCACTACACCTATTGGACAAGCAATTGGGCTCGTTGTGCACCGTATGTACGACCCTAAGAGTGCTGGGGGCCTTCTTGTCGTTGGCTTCATGAATGCCGTGTCATCTGGCCTCTTGTTGTATGCTGGCCTTGTGCAACTACTAGCGGAGGACTTCTTGACGGAAAAGAGCTACAAGATATTAAAGGGCACAAAGAGGCTGCGGGCTTTCTTGGCTGTATGTGGAGGTGCACTTCTGATGGCTGCCGTTGGTGCCTTTGCTTGA